The DNA region aGAAATCATTTCTTGACaataaaaattgatataaaaaaccattttaatgatttataaaaaaaacaggtcAAAATTGATGACTTTATTTTCTTACGTACGgtcaagtttgctttttcaattacatatatttagaaattttatagttTAGAATAGTTTAATAATATGgccaaaacacttattttctaaaattcctgAAAATGGCTAAATCTAGAAAACTTTAGTAAAAtcatcgaaaagtacttttcatcaaaaagtactttagtattattttgataaagtgcaccgtttacaagcttaagccatttttaggatttttttagttgaatttgaagccattttataaagttagtcttaactataaagttttgaaatatttgttttttagaaagagcagaaaatttcatataattcttatttttgaacattgtaagTCGTTATGAACAAATAAAGGCTAATTGGACAACACAGAGAAAATCTAAGTTTtcctatttttatgtttgcatggcctaatctcagcaaccaaagccCGTATCAACAAATCTCATAAAgacaaatttaggaaattttcacAGACTCTcgataatatgtttttttttttgtttaaagatGTGCAATCATGgacactgttttattttttttaactgcgacttttttttcaaaaaacttacctaAATATGGCTACAATTTGAAAACGGtccaatttatcataatttcaccTTGAtatattttgattgtaaattttttgaaaaatcacaataaataaaatcaacgattttttgccctttgtggatttttttttaaaagatggcATTATGtctcttaaaatatatttaaacagtattgtttttttggaaatcattttttggtttcaaaaagtggttaacaaaaaatagcaaaaagatacagatttttaaatttttacaaaccatttttgtatggtaaGCTGCTAAATTGGTATGGATAAAGATGATGCAATatgacaaatttattgaatattttgttaCCAAATCcatccatttttatttttattttagccgattaattttaatcaattatagccttttcaatgcttttcggtttagtttaaatctttttttatcgttgtttgaatttataactttttaaattaagcttgaatttttttcttatcaattttaGGCTTTGAAAGGCATCAATCctgatcggccatttggcggcaatgtttttttagaaaaacattcaaatcttggttaagaatttttcgatcaaaaaatggCTTTCTTGGtaatgtttgtagaagcattttgcgtatagtgattgtttttttttatttaaatttaatatttctggACCTTGAATTAAGAATCATCATTGACAGCCATTGCCCCGAAAGTGAAAGGCATCAAACACCACcttaaatctatttttatttgttgtaacCTAACTATTATAATAGTTTCTTGTCTTTTAacatcatttaattttttgtttaatactaATCCGATACAGTTTAATCTTAACTGTTCTTATCAATTcgtataaattttcaattaaacttatttattcttttatcataaatatcatttaaatcTTATCAATTCTCAACTGTTCTCAACTATTCTTATCTATCCTTAtcgagttttaattttttactataTTGTATTCCAGGATCttctaaaatatatttcaagCTGTTCCAATCCATTCGAATGAGTACTCAAATCTATTCcaatctattctaatctataGATTAGTATAGATTGGAATAGATTAATAAGAAACTATAGTCTAATGTACTTCAatcttttctaatctaatcccATCTAATGTAATCTATTCTTATCTATTCAAATCTATTCTAGTCTACTCTAATCTATTCTTATCTATTCTAATCTACTCTAATCTATTgtaatctattctaatctattcttatctattctaatctattcaattaaattctaatctattctaatctactctaatctattctaatctattctaatctattctaataTATTCTAATCTATTCTTATTTATTCTAATCCattctaatctattctaatctgTTCTAATCTATTGTAATCTATTGTAATCTgttctaatctattctaatctactctaatctattctaatctattctaatctattttaatctattctaatctaatctaatctattctaatctattctTATCTATTTTTATCTATTCTTATCTATTCTAATTTATTCTTATCTATTCCAATTTATTCTTTTCAATTCTTatctattctaatctattctaatctattctaatctattctaatctattctaatctattctaatctattctaatctattctaatctattctaatctattctaatctattttaatctattttaatcttttctaatctattctaatctattctaatctattctaatctattctaatctattcttatctattctaatctactctaatctattctaatctattctaatctattttaatctattctaatctaatctaatctattctaatctattctTATCTATTCTTATCTATTCTAATCTATTGTAATCGATTCTtatctattctaatctaatcgaatctgTTCTAATTTATTCGAATAATTTATAATCTATTCTAATTTattcttatttattttaaaaaaaactaacttaatccacctatgtggttgatgccttcctcactttttaacaaaaatgggtatatgagtggtttcatcatttttttagatccagaaaaaaagaacacaatgtataacttatgtggtcataactcgagacagggttgccagatcttcaatgttttggactcattggaaaggcctttcaattacctaaccaacgatgggtcggatgatggatccggtcatagtttacatacatttaagtgagatccggcttcaaaaaagtacataaatatcacttaagtggtaataactcgagacagggttgccagatcttcaatgtcttggactcattggaaaggcctttcaattacctaaccaacgatgggtcggatgatggatccagacatagtttacatacatttaagtgagatccggcttcaaaaaagtacataaatatcacttaagtggtcataactcgaaacagggttgccagatcttcaatgtcttggactcattggaaaggcctttcaattaccttaccaacgatgggttggatgatggatccggacatagtttacatacatttaagtgagatccggcttcaaaaaagtacatcaatatcacttaagtggtaataactcgagacagggttgccagatcttcaatgtcttggactcattggaaaggcctttcaattacctaaccaacgatgggtcggatgatggatccagacatagtttacatacatttaagtgagatccggcttcaaaaaagtacataaatatcacttaagtggtcataactcgaaacagggttgccagatcttcaatgtcttggactcattggaaaggcctttcaattaccttaccaacgatgggttggatgatggatccggacatagtttacatacatttaagtgagatccggcttcaaaaaagtacataaatatcactcaagtggtcataactcgagacagggttgccagatcttcaatgtcttggactcattggaaaggcctttcaattacctaaccaacgatgggtcggatgatggatccagacatagtttacatacatttaagtgagatccggcttcaaaaaagtacataaatatcacttaagtggtcataactcaagacagggttgccagatcttcaatgtcttggactcattggaaaggcctttcaattacctaaccaacgatgggtcggatgatggatccagacatagtttacatacatttaagtgagatccggcttcaaaaaagtacataaatatcacttaagtggtcataactcgaaacagggttgccagatcttcaatgtcttggactcattggaaaggcctttcaattaccttaccaacgatgggttggatgatggatccggacatagtttacatacatttaagtgagatccggcttcaaaaaagtacatcaatatcacttaagtgggcataactcgagacagggttgccagatcttcaatgtcttggactcattggaaaggcctttcaattacctaaccaacgatgggttggatgatggatccggtcatagtttacatacatttaagtgagatccggcttcaaaaaagtacataaatatcacttaagtggtaataactcgagacagggttgccagatcttcaatgtcttggactcattggaaaggcctttcaattacctaaccaacgatgggtcggatgatggatccagacatagtttacatacatttaagtgagatccggcttcaaaaaagtacataaatatcacttaagtggtcataactcgaaacagggttgccagatcttcaatgtcttggactcattggaaaggcctttcaattaccttaccaacgatgggttggatgatggatccggacatagtttacatacatttaagtgagatccggcttcaaaaaagtacataaatatcactcaagtggtcataactcgagacagggttgccagatcttcaatgtcttggactcattggaaaggcctttcaattacctaaccaacgatgggtcggatgatggatccagacatagtttacatacatttaagtgagatccggcttcaaaaaagtacataaatatcacttaagtggtcataactcaagacagggttgccagatcttcaatgtcttggactcattggaaaggcctttcaattacctaaccaacgatgggtcggatgatggatccagacatagtttacatacatttaagtgagatccggcttaaaaaatgtacatgaataccacttaagtggtcataactcgagacagggttgccagatcttcaatgttttggactcattggaaaggcctttcaattacctaaccaacgatgggtcggatgatggatccagacatagtttacatacatttaagtgagatccggcttcaaaaaagtacataaatatcacttaagtggtcataactcgaaacagggttgccagatcttcaatgtcttggactcattggaaaggcctttcaattaccttaccaacgatgggttggatgatggatccggacatagtttacatgcattgaattgagatccggcttccaaaaagtacatcaatatcacttaagtgggcataactcgagacagggttgccagatcttcaatgtcttggactcattggaaaggcctttcaattacctaaccaacgatgggtcggatgatggatccggtcatagtttacaaacatttaagtgagatccggcttcaaaaaagtacataaatatcacttaagtggtcataactcgagacagggttgccagatcttcaatgtctttgactcattggaaaggcctttcaattaccataccaacgatgggttggatgatggatccggacatagtttacatacatttaagtgagatccggcttcaaaaaagtacataaatatcacttaagtggtcataactcgagacagggttgccagatcttcaatgtcttggactcattggaaaggcctttcaattacctaaccaacgatgggtcggatgatggatccggtcatagtttacaaacatttaagtgagatccggcttcaaaaaagtacataaatatcacttaagtggtcataactcgagacagggttgccagatcttcaatgtctttgactcattggaaaggcctttcaattaccataccaacgatgggttggatgatggatccggacatagtttacatacatttaagtgagatccggcttcaaaaaagtacataaatatcacttaagtggtcataactcgagacagggttgccagatcttcaatgtcttggactcattggaaaggcctttcaattacctaaccaacgatgggtcggatgatggatccagacatagtttacatacatttaagtgagatccggcttcaaaaaagtacataaatatcacttaagtggtcataactcaagacagggttgccagatcttcaatgtcttggactcattggaaaggcctttcaattacctaatcaacgatgggtcggatgatggatccggacatcgtttacatgcatttaattgagatccgggtatttgtgaaaacacatttttatgcataacttttgaactacttatcgaaacttcaaacaattcaatagcgatgtatgggaccctaaaccaagtcgaatgcaactggttcgatcaaaattggttcagccagtgctgagaaaactcagtgagaattttggtcacatacatacatacacacacacacacacacatacacacacacatacacacacacatacacacacacagacatttgttcagttttcgattctgagtagatatgtatacatgaaggtgggtctaggagcttttaatagaaagttcatttttagagcaggattatagccttacctcagtgaggaaggcaaaaaggagaagcaatttatttttgttgggGAAATTCGATCTCATAATGGATTAAATCTTTTACTTAACATTTTAACTTAATAATTAGgctaatatctttaaaaaagtttgataGAATATctcaaagaagcaattttctcttttttcagATGTTCCGAATCGTTGTGCTCGTGGTGGCCCTGCTGGCCCGAGGCGTTCCCGCTGCTTGCCCACTGAGCAAGGAGAACCCCCTCGGGTTGCGGCGGGTCATCATCGATCTGGACGCCGGCGGAGACGATGCGTGGGCGCTGACGATGCTGCTGATGGACGAGCAAAAGTACAACGTGTGCGTGCAGGCCATCACGTGCACGCACGGCAACACCGAGGTTTACCACGTGGCTGTCAATGTGGCGCGCATTTTGGAGGGGCTTGGGCGGACGGATATTCCAGTGTACAAGGGGGCTCGCGAGCGATTGATTACTCCGGCGCCACATCGGGATGTGTCGGGGTACTTTTGGGGGGTTGATGGATTTGGGGATGTAAAGTTTGAAAAGACGCCGAGTTTGAAGTCGGTGAAGCCAGACCATGCCGTTGTGAAGATGAACGAGCTGTTGCAGAAGTTCCCACACGACATCACCATCATATCGGTTGGCCCGCTAACGAACCTGGCCCTGCTGTTTAAGCTGTACCCGGCGTCGAAGGACCTCATCGCGAACATTTACATTCTGGGCGGTAATCGGAACGGCGTGGGCAACACGGACTTTGCGGCCGAGTTCAATTTCTTCACCGACCCGGAAGCGGCCAACATTGTGGTCAACAACGCGCCGGTCGTGCTGAACATCTTCCCCTGGGAGACGATTCAGTCGTTGGAGGAAGAGTTCACGACCCAGTGGCGCTTTGCGACGTTCAACAGCACGCCGAACAGGGCAATTCAGGTGCTGAACCGCGTGGAGTCGGTCATCTACGCGAATGCCAGTGGGTGGACACCGTGCGATATGTACGCGGTGGCGGTGTTTTTGAACCCCCAGCTGGTGACGGATTCTACGCACTACAAGGCGGAGGTGGAGTTGGACGGGAAGGTTACGCGTGGCATGTTGGCGATTCTGTACCACGTGAAGGACGAGGACGAGTTTAATGTGAACATCATCGACGAGGTCAACGAAGATATGCTGCGGGAGATGGTTCAGGACTTGAACCGAGCACCGCCGAAGAATGACGTGGAGCCAAGGGCGAGAATGTACTACGTGAGTTAGGTAGTTGTTTGAGTTGTTGTTTGTtaataaaatttgatacttGAAACAACCTTTTCGATTTCGACACCCCTTTTGAAATAGACCGCTCCAAGCTTGATCCCGAAAATTTGAACCAGTCTACCCCGTAGAATCGTTCAAACTCAACCGGAATCCCCCGGTTTAACACCTTCCCGGACACGAGTGGGGCAAAGTGAGCAAATAATTGCATATTTGAATCCAATCCGGCGGCGGCTCCCGGCCATCATCGCTTTCGAAAGTCAATCTTTCTGTGGTCATTCGCTGGGTAGGCTCGTGACGAAGGTGAGCACGGTCCCTGGGTGGTCATCAAATATGCAGCGGTTCATTTCGATGGGTCGGTTGTTACGGGGTTTGAGGGTTCAATATGCCGCGAGATGTCCCCGGGATGACCGGGACGGGTAAATTGGATATCCGGACGGGAGTTGGCTCTGGTCATGATTCAAAATCGGTGCGAGCGGGATTAATTGGATTGATTCGATGATGATGCTGATGGGGACGGGCTTTGCGGGGTGAGATTTTCACATGTTTTATGCAGCGATGGTTGATTGGTTGGACGCTtcctgatttatgatttatgagttttaaaattaaaactgtGGAACAGGTAAAGGTTGACGAGGAAGGTCTGTTCAATGCATGAGGTGTAATCGAATATGAATGTTTTATTAATTTACAGTCGAGACTCGAGTATTCAAAGCCTCAATTATCCAAAAATCGATTGTTAGACGGACTTTTTCTCATTTGGATCATTGAGTTCTAATGATTCTTAAATTGTATTAAAGATTTAATGTTTCATGTAACAAGGTTCTATATGCATTCttgtcatattcgagttcagcgatctcaaaataatcaaaataatcaaaccaCACGGTTTGTTACATTTCCAAATACAACATTGAATATTTTTCTGCAGCCATCTAGAATTACTTATTCTACACGGATACAAATcatgtatgggtaattctccgccaactcacacagcagttgccccgacccctcttcgatttgcgtgaaactttgtcctaaggggtaacttttgtccctgatcacgaatccgaggtccattttttgatatctcgtgacggaggggcggtacggccccttccattttgcacatgcgaaaaagaggtgttttcaataatttgcagcctgaaacggtgatgagatagaaatttggtgtcaaagggacttttatgtaaaattagacgcccgatttgatggcgtactcagaattccgaaaaacgtattttcatcgaaaaaacactaaaagtgttaaaaattctccattttccgttactcgactgtaaaaattttggaacatgtcattttatgggaaatttaatgtactttcgaatctacattgtcccagaagggtcatttttcatttagaacaaaatttttcattttaaaatttcgtgtttttctaactttgcagggttattttttagagtgtaacagtgttctacaaagttgtagagcagacaattacaaaattttgatatatatacataagggtttgcttataaacatcacaagttatcacgatttaacgaaaaaagttttaaaaagttggtcgtcatcgatcatggccgttcatggtcacccgcgacagacacggacgacgaaacaaagagaaacgcaaaagtaactttttcaaaacttttttcgtaaaatcgcgataacttgtgatgtttataagcaaaccccttatgtctatatatcaaaatttttgtaattgtctgttctacaactttgtagaacattgttacactctaaaaataaccctgcaaagttagaaaaacacgaaattttaaaatgaaaaattttgttctaaatgaaaaatgacccttctgggacaatgtagattcgaaaagtacattaaatttcccataaaatgacatgttccaaaatttttacagtcgagtaacggaaaatgggagaatttttaaaactttttagtgctttttcgatgaaaatacgttttttcgaattctgagtacgccatcaaatcgggcgtctaattttacataaaagtccctttgacaccaaatttctatctcatcaccgtttcaggctgcaaattattgaaaaacacctctttttcgcatgttcaaaaatggaagggtcgtaccgcccctccgtcacgagatatcaaaaaacggacctcggattcgtgatcagggacaaaagttaccccttaggacaaagtttcacgcaaatcgaagaggggtcggggcaacttttcccgatttcgtgtgagttggtagagaattacccgtataCTTATCGAGTGTTTTGCTTTTGAAGGACAAACGTTTATCTTTTAAAAGTCTGCAAAATTCAAAACTAAATGAGTACAACTGATTATTATGAACAAGTAACAAAATTCCCgaaaaacgggaaattttcagcaaatttgctGGAAAATCCCTGAAATTGCAAGGAAattagaaatttataaaaagttgTACTGATCCTGGTTCTCATTAATATTTTGTTGTAAAATGTGAAGAATGCAACATAGATGGTCAAAATAAGTTTGAGGATCAATGAATGTCTTGACTgcttcttcaaaaaaatatataaatttttttaatttataaactgttttttcaattcgtttaaattgtgaaaaagtAATAACTATACATTTTAATGTTAAGAAGTTGgttatgttatttttaaacaacagtgTGTTGGACAGTGAGTTAAATGAATCCATGCTCTAAAACCATTAGTCTCTGTGATAAGTTGGAATATTAGAATAAGAataataaagaataaaattgataatagaagtctaataaacttaaaaaatttaaatgcatattttttcgttttaaatcatatttttaaggCCTGGGAtcaatcaaaactattttttaatttttgtaaaattccgtTGTAAAgtactgtaaaaatttttttgcgagcTATTTTCATTGCTGGCCATGGCTTGTaatatcaattttaattttcaatgataaaacaaCCGTTTTCTCTGAAAAAGCTTACCAAAATTAtgatagtttattttcattccacAATATCGTAATGATTGTTGCTCATCAAATGAACAATATCTATTCTCTTataaatttctgaagcattcacttcagaaattattattttttgaaataaaccttgacatgagaTTTTCAGACGATTTAATAAAAACAGTatattgaattttattaaacaaaattaagttttttcattattttatttgtaaattaaaaaaataccaaagaattaagaaaatgtcttggataagttttcaaaaagaagTAAGAGCCATGGGTTAACAAAGCCCTTTCTTCATAGGTGTTCGACCTAAGTACGAAAATcagatttgaaaaatacttgagattgttcatctacacgtcctgcAACAACcctaaacttaaaacaaatgaaatattgtttcaatctggagaaaaacgaaaattattgCCGGAGGTcgcggtggctcttacggctttttaaaactcacccgagatgtATGCTttgggaaatatattttttcgggaattcccggattttttttcctgttcgGGAAATTTTAGAATCTAATCAcacgaaatatttaaaaatttatatttttataaatatttaactAAATAAGGAGTGTGTTTTTGTTAGAAGAAATATAAACACTGAAGTGTCAAATATTTtgtagtgttgccaatttttcaatgaaatggtcgagttttacaaaaaaaattagacacattgttgagcttaaaatcATGATGattttataatattaaaatcgaaaataaaaaataaacaacattctGACATTGGAATtggaaaaacctttttttgtttgtttttctttttgtagCTGTATTTTGACAACTAGAGGTTGGAAAGTTTCTTggacaaatttattgaaaaaaaatctgaactcTCTGAAAAAAAGTCAGGCTTGAACAGTACAGTaaaaaatcgtggtaatattacagctgggaatgggtacatctcttttgtcagaaaaaatatgtaattttacctctggaaatataTGTTGTCTTTGCTGGTCAGAGGCACGCCCCATTGAtgctatttttaaatatcctcactattttctttttattttaaaaatcactattaaatgtttgtttaaCCTATGATATGTTAATTAagatcaaaattttatcaaaatttatttacctttttttcaaatatattttttatgcagCAAAACCGATTTCTGAATATTTCCCACATTAATTAAACAAAGTATTCTACTGGAAATGCCTTGAAAtccgaagatttttttatttaatttttttaaacactttaaatGTCTACCGTAGAACGTTGTAATGAAACGAAATAAACAATTCAACTAGGTTAACCAAAGTTTTCTGATTCAAACttatttgcattgaaaaatactTGACACTTTGAGAGTAATTAAATAattctatttatcaatgttttctttACTCTAATGGatcaatttcttaaaaaaaaacaatatttgttaaatACTTTTTAAGGAACATCGGAAACTTTTCTACCTAGCATATGTCGAGTTAGGTgcaaatttggcattttttaaGTCCTGCCCTACATATGCTCttaaaattgatgaagtttttttttaaaaaaaaaaaaggtattcTCCACACAAAATAACTGCTCCTTCTTCATATTATTAGACTTTCAGTTGGAAATCTTACTGcc from Culex quinquefasciatus strain JHB chromosome 3, VPISU_Cqui_1.0_pri_paternal, whole genome shotgun sequence includes:
- the LOC6045232 gene encoding pyrimidine-specific ribonucleoside hydrolase RihA, giving the protein MFRIVVLVVALLARGVPAACPLSKENPLGLRRVIIDLDAGGDDAWALTMLLMDEQKYNVCVQAITCTHGNTEVYHVAVNVARILEGLGRTDIPVYKGARERLITPAPHRDVSGYFWGVDGFGDVKFEKTPSLKSVKPDHAVVKMNELLQKFPHDITIISVGPLTNLALLFKLYPASKDLIANIYILGGNRNGVGNTDFAAEFNFFTDPEAANIVVNNAPVVLNIFPWETIQSLEEEFTTQWRFATFNSTPNRAIQVLNRVESVIYANASGWTPCDMYAVAVFLNPQLVTDSTHYKAEVELDGKVTRGMLAILYHVKDEDEFNVNIIDEVNEDMLREMVQDLNRAPPKNDVEPRARMYYVS